The Pseudomonas parafulva genome includes a window with the following:
- the argB gene encoding acetylglutamate kinase, with product MTLDRDAATHVAEVLSEALPYIRRFVGKTLVIKYGGNAMESEELKTGFARDIVLMKAVGINPVVVHGGGPQIGDLLKRLSIESHFIDGMRVTDSATMDVVEMVLGGQVNKDIVNLINRHGGSAIGLTGKDAELIRARKLTVSRQTPEMTTAEIIDIGHVGEVVSVNTDLLNMLVKGDFIPVIAPIGVGINGESYNINADLVAGKVAEALQAEKLMLLTNIAGLMDKQGQVLTGLTTEQVNELIADGTIYGGMLPKIKCALDAVQGGVNSSHIIDGRVPNAVLLEIFTDSGVGTLITNHKSLS from the coding sequence ATGACCCTCGATCGCGATGCCGCCACCCACGTAGCCGAAGTGCTGTCCGAAGCCTTGCCCTACATTCGCCGCTTCGTCGGCAAGACGCTGGTGATCAAGTACGGCGGCAACGCGATGGAAAGCGAGGAGCTCAAGACGGGCTTCGCCCGCGACATCGTGCTGATGAAGGCCGTGGGCATCAACCCGGTGGTGGTGCACGGTGGCGGCCCGCAGATCGGTGATCTGCTCAAGCGTCTCTCCATCGAAAGCCATTTCATCGACGGCATGCGCGTGACCGATTCGGCGACCATGGACGTTGTGGAAATGGTACTGGGCGGCCAGGTCAACAAGGACATCGTCAACCTCATCAACCGGCATGGCGGCAGCGCCATCGGCCTGACCGGCAAGGACGCGGAGCTGATCCGTGCACGCAAGCTCACCGTCAGCCGCCAGACGCCGGAAATGACCACCGCCGAGATCATCGACATCGGCCATGTGGGTGAAGTGGTGAGCGTGAACACCGACCTGCTGAACATGCTGGTCAAGGGTGATTTCATTCCCGTGATCGCCCCCATCGGCGTCGGCATCAATGGCGAGTCCTACAACATCAATGCCGACCTGGTAGCAGGCAAGGTCGCCGAAGCGCTGCAGGCCGAGAAGCTGATGCTACTGACCAACATCGCCGGACTGATGGACAAGCAGGGCCAGGTCCTGACCGGGTTGACCACAGAGCAGGTCAACGAGCTGATCGCCGACGGCACCATCTACGGTGGCATGCTTCCGAAGATCAAATGCGCCCTGGATGCGGTGCAAGGCGGCGTGAACAGCTCACACATCATCGACGGCCGCGTGCCGAACGCGGTGCTGCTGGAAATCTTCACCGACAGCGGCGTAGGTACTTTGATCACCAACCACAAGTCGCTTTCCTGA
- the pyrE gene encoding orotate phosphoribosyltransferase produces MQPYQRDFIRFAIDRGVLRFGEFTLKSGRTSPYFFNAGLFNTGSALAELGRCYAAAIVDSKISFDVLFGPAYKGIPLAATTAVALADQHRQDVPWCFNRKEAKDHGEGGSLVGAPLAGDVLIIDDVITAGTAIREVMQIIKAQQANAAGVLIALNREERGNGELSAIQEVERDFGIPVVSIVSLTQVLEFLADDPQLKQHLPAVEAYRAQYGI; encoded by the coding sequence ATGCAGCCGTATCAGCGCGACTTCATCCGTTTTGCCATCGATCGCGGGGTCCTGCGTTTCGGTGAATTCACTCTCAAGTCCGGGCGTACCAGCCCGTACTTCTTCAACGCCGGCCTGTTCAACACAGGTTCGGCGCTGGCCGAGCTGGGGCGTTGCTACGCCGCCGCCATCGTTGACAGCAAGATCTCGTTCGACGTGCTGTTCGGCCCGGCCTACAAGGGTATTCCCCTGGCCGCGACCACTGCCGTCGCGCTGGCTGACCAGCATCGGCAAGACGTGCCCTGGTGCTTCAACCGCAAGGAAGCCAAGGACCACGGCGAAGGCGGCAGCCTGGTCGGTGCGCCCCTGGCAGGCGATGTGCTGATCATCGACGACGTGATCACTGCCGGTACCGCCATTCGCGAAGTCATGCAGATCATCAAGGCGCAGCAGGCCAACGCCGCTGGCGTGCTGATCGCATTGAATCGTGAAGAGCGTGGCAATGGTGAGCTCTCGGCCATCCAGGAGGTAGAGCGCGACTTCGGCATACCGGTGGTCAGTATCGTCTCGCTGACTCAGGTACTGGAGTTCCTGGCTGACGACCCGCAACTCAAGCAGCACCTGCCGGCGGTTGAGGCCTATCGGGCGCAGTACGGGATCTGA
- a CDS encoding exodeoxyribonuclease III, with the protein MRIISVNVNGIQAAAERGLLSWLQAQNADVICLQDTRASAFELDDPAFQLDGYFLYACDAEVPAQGGVALYSRMQPKAVITGLGFETADRYGRYLQADFDKVSIASLLLPSGMNGDEDLNQKFKLMDDFAKYLDKQRRKRREYIYCGSFYVAQQKLDIKNWRDSQQSPGFLPPERAWMDAITGEMGYVDALREVSREGDQYSWWPDNEQAEMLNLGYRFDYQILTPGLRRFVRNARLPRQPRFSQHAPLIVDYDWTLTI; encoded by the coding sequence ATGCGGATCATCAGTGTGAACGTTAATGGCATTCAGGCTGCGGCCGAGCGTGGTTTGCTCAGCTGGCTACAGGCCCAGAATGCCGACGTCATCTGCCTTCAGGATACCCGCGCCTCGGCCTTTGAACTCGATGACCCAGCTTTCCAGCTCGATGGCTATTTCCTTTATGCCTGCGACGCGGAGGTGCCTGCCCAAGGTGGTGTGGCCCTTTATTCGCGCATGCAGCCCAAGGCAGTCATCACCGGCCTGGGCTTCGAGACAGCCGACCGTTACGGGCGTTACCTGCAAGCAGATTTCGACAAAGTCAGTATTGCCAGCCTGCTCTTGCCTTCGGGCATGAACGGGGATGAAGACTTGAACCAGAAATTCAAGTTGATGGACGACTTCGCCAAGTACCTGGACAAGCAGCGTCGCAAGCGCCGCGAGTACATCTATTGCGGCTCGTTCTATGTGGCCCAGCAGAAGCTCGACATCAAGAACTGGCGTGACAGCCAGCAGTCGCCGGGCTTCCTGCCGCCAGAGCGTGCCTGGATGGATGCCATTACCGGCGAGATGGGTTACGTGGATGCCCTGCGAGAAGTCAGCCGTGAGGGTGACCAGTACAGCTGGTGGCCGGACAACGAGCAGGCCGAAATGCTGAACCTGGGCTACCGGTTCGACTACCAGATCCTTACCCCCGGCCTGCGCCGCTTCGTGCGCAACGCGCGCTTGCCACGCCAGCCGCGCTTCTCCCAGCATGCGCCGCTGATCGTCGACTACGACTGGACGCTGACCATCTGA
- a CDS encoding DUF4870 domain-containing protein codes for MTDPNLSIIPPSAEVRQWAMLCHLSALLGLVIPLGHLLGPLVLWHLKREQDPFIDAQGKEALNFQISVTVAGFICLLLIFVVIGLVLFAVLSVAVMILIVIAAVRANEGKPYRYPMIWRPIK; via the coding sequence ATGACCGATCCGAATCTTTCGATCATCCCGCCCAGTGCCGAGGTCAGGCAGTGGGCGATGCTCTGCCACCTTTCCGCGCTCCTTGGCCTGGTGATCCCGCTCGGGCACCTGCTGGGGCCGTTGGTGCTGTGGCATCTGAAGCGCGAGCAGGACCCATTCATCGATGCGCAAGGCAAGGAAGCGCTGAATTTCCAGATCAGCGTGACCGTGGCAGGGTTCATCTGCCTCCTGCTGATATTCGTGGTGATCGGGCTGGTGCTGTTTGCCGTGCTGTCAGTGGCGGTGATGATTCTGATCGTCATTGCTGCGGTACGGGCCAACGAAGGCAAGCCTTACCGCTACCCCATGATCTGGCGACCGATCAAATAG
- the rph gene encoding ribonuclease PH: MKRPSGRAADQLRSIRITRNYTKHAEGSVLVEFGDTKVICTVSVENGVPRFLKGQGQGWLTAEYGMLPRSTGERNQREASRGKQGGRTLEIQRLIGRSLRAALDMSKLGDITLYIDCDVIQADGGTRTASITGAMVAVCDALAVIKKRGGLKAGNPLKHMIAAVSVGMYQGEAVLDLDYLEDSAAETDLNVVMTSAGGFIEVQGTAEGAPFQPEDFNAMLALAQKGMDEIFQLQQAALAD, translated from the coding sequence ATGAAACGTCCAAGTGGTCGCGCCGCCGATCAGCTCCGCTCGATCCGCATCACCCGCAACTACACCAAGCACGCCGAAGGGTCGGTACTGGTCGAGTTCGGTGACACGAAAGTCATCTGCACGGTCAGCGTGGAAAACGGCGTGCCGCGCTTTCTCAAAGGCCAGGGCCAAGGTTGGTTGACCGCCGAATATGGCATGCTGCCACGCTCGACGGGTGAACGTAACCAGCGCGAAGCCAGCCGTGGCAAGCAAGGTGGTCGCACGCTGGAGATCCAGCGCCTGATCGGCCGTTCATTGCGTGCGGCACTGGACATGAGCAAGCTCGGTGACATTACGCTTTACATCGATTGCGATGTCATCCAGGCCGATGGCGGCACCCGTACAGCCTCCATTACCGGTGCCATGGTTGCCGTCTGCGATGCCCTGGCCGTGATCAAGAAGCGTGGTGGCCTGAAGGCGGGCAATCCGCTCAAGCACATGATCGCCGCCGTGTCGGTGGGTATGTATCAGGGTGAAGCGGTGCTCGACCTGGACTACCTGGAGGACTCGGCAGCCGAAACCGACCTGAACGTGGTCATGACCAGCGCTGGCGGGTTCATCGAGGTGCAAGGTACGGCAGAAGGTGCGCCGTTCCAGCCAGAAGACTTCAACGCCATGCTTGCCCTGGCGCAGAAGGGCATGGACGAGATCTTCCAGCTGCAGCAAGCCGCGCTGGCAGACTGA
- a CDS encoding YicC/YloC family endoribonuclease, with translation MVHSMTAFARVERAGSQGTLVWELRSVNHRYLEPHLRLPDALRDLEGGVREGLRQGLSRGKVECTLRLNEDSSGKPLQVDRERAAQLVAAAEQVAALIQQPAPLNPLEVLSWPGVLVADASDPQALNAQAMALFNDALAELKAGRQREGQELARLINERLDSMAEEVTTLRALVPQMLAAQRQKILDRFNDLQVEIDPQRLEQEMVLLAQKSDVAEELDRLDTHVAEVRRVLKGAGAAGRRLDFLMQELNREANTLGSKAFDPRSTQAAVNLKVLIEQMREQVQNIE, from the coding sequence ATGGTGCACAGCATGACCGCGTTCGCACGGGTCGAGCGCGCCGGCAGCCAAGGCACCCTGGTCTGGGAGCTGCGCTCGGTCAACCACCGTTACCTGGAGCCGCACCTGCGCCTGCCCGACGCCCTGCGCGACCTTGAAGGTGGCGTGCGTGAAGGCCTGCGCCAAGGCCTTTCCCGAGGAAAGGTGGAGTGCACCCTGCGCCTGAACGAGGACAGCAGCGGCAAGCCGTTGCAGGTCGACCGCGAGCGCGCTGCGCAGCTAGTGGCCGCCGCCGAGCAAGTGGCGGCGTTGATCCAGCAGCCGGCGCCGCTCAACCCCTTGGAAGTGCTGTCCTGGCCGGGCGTATTGGTCGCTGATGCCAGCGACCCACAGGCACTCAATGCCCAGGCCATGGCACTGTTCAACGACGCGCTTGCCGAACTCAAGGCCGGGCGTCAGCGCGAAGGCCAGGAACTGGCCCGTCTGATCAACGAGCGCCTGGACAGCATGGCTGAAGAGGTCACGACGCTGCGAGCGCTGGTGCCGCAGATGCTGGCCGCGCAACGTCAGAAGATCCTGGACCGCTTCAACGACCTTCAGGTTGAAATCGACCCGCAGCGCCTGGAACAGGAAATGGTCCTGCTGGCCCAGAAGAGCGACGTGGCCGAGGAGCTTGATCGCCTAGACACCCATGTAGCCGAAGTACGACGCGTACTCAAGGGTGCAGGTGCCGCCGGGCGTCGTCTGGATTTCCTGATGCAAGAACTCAATCGCGAAGCCAACACGCTCGGTTCCAAAGCCTTCGATCCCCGCAGCACGCAGGCGGCGGTCAATTTGAAGGTACTGATCGAACAGATGCGTGAACAAGTACAGAATATCGAGTAA
- the gmk gene encoding guanylate kinase, giving the protein MNHTSGTLYIVSAPSGAGKTSLVNALTQDDKQIRVSVSHTTRAMRPGEQHGVNYHFVEHDAFRALIEQGDFLEHAEVFGNFYGTSRSALQQTLDQGFDLILEIDWQGAQQVRKLMPQALSVFILPPSQAALRERLDGRGQDSDAIIAGRMKEAVSEMVHYNEYDYVIINDVFDTALADLKAVFRANRLLLKKQQHRHGALLEQLIG; this is encoded by the coding sequence ATGAACCACACCAGCGGCACCCTCTATATCGTTTCCGCTCCGTCCGGCGCCGGCAAGACCAGCCTGGTCAACGCCCTGACCCAGGACGACAAGCAGATCCGTGTTTCCGTCTCGCACACTACCCGCGCCATGCGTCCTGGCGAGCAGCATGGTGTGAACTACCACTTCGTCGAGCATGATGCGTTCAGGGCACTGATCGAACAGGGCGATTTTCTGGAGCATGCCGAGGTGTTCGGCAACTTCTATGGCACCTCGCGCAGCGCCCTGCAGCAGACGCTGGACCAAGGCTTCGACCTGATCCTGGAAATCGACTGGCAAGGCGCGCAGCAGGTGCGCAAGCTGATGCCACAGGCGCTGTCGGTCTTCATCCTGCCGCCAAGCCAGGCCGCATTGCGCGAGCGCCTTGATGGCCGAGGCCAGGACAGTGACGCGATCATCGCTGGGCGCATGAAAGAGGCCGTCAGCGAGATGGTGCATTACAACGAGTACGACTACGTGATCATCAACGATGTTTTCGATACGGCACTGGCGGACTTGAAGGCCGTGTTCCGTGCCAATCGGCTGCTCCTGAAGAAGCAGCAACACCGTCATGGGGCACTGCTCGAGCAGTTGATCGGCTGA
- a CDS encoding APC family permease: MSDYTEAGRPPDVAAGESIQQGSKGLAKGRLGLLASVVLGISTIAPVYTLTGALGPTVREVGAHLPAVFIVGFLPMLLVALGYRELNSAEPDSGTSFTWSARAFGPMIGWIGGWGLVVATTIVLSNLAGVAVDFFYLFLGQITGNPELAALADNLLINIVTCCVFIALAVWICCRGMTTTMTVQYGLVALQLLVLVGFAFAAFGETTAPPPLAFDFAWFNPFGVESFSAFAAGLSLSIFIFWGWDVCLTVSEESVGSEEVPGKAATWTVLLILGLYLLTAIATLQFAGISESGLGLNNPRIQENVFAHLAGPVMGPLAILMSIAVLASTAASLQSTFVSPARTLLAMGYYGAVPQKFAKVCPRSQTPRYATICAGVAAGLFYVTMRTLSENVLADTITALGMMICFYYSLTAFACVWYFRSSLFGSLRHLLMRGLCPLVGGVILSVIFVRTAIDSASPDFGSGSHVGGVGLVFVIAAIISVLGIVLMLMSRLRAPAYFLGATLRQHATLPLQD; encoded by the coding sequence ATGAGCGATTACACAGAAGCCGGCCGCCCACCCGATGTGGCGGCTGGCGAAAGCATCCAACAGGGTAGCAAGGGCCTGGCCAAGGGCCGATTGGGGCTGTTGGCCAGCGTGGTGCTGGGCATCTCCACCATTGCGCCGGTCTACACCCTTACCGGCGCCTTGGGCCCGACCGTGCGCGAGGTCGGGGCTCACCTGCCGGCGGTGTTCATCGTCGGGTTCCTGCCTATGCTGCTGGTCGCCCTGGGCTATCGCGAGCTGAATTCGGCCGAGCCGGACAGCGGTACGTCGTTCACCTGGTCGGCGCGAGCCTTCGGCCCGATGATCGGGTGGATCGGCGGTTGGGGGCTGGTGGTGGCGACTACTATCGTGCTGTCGAACCTGGCCGGTGTGGCGGTGGATTTCTTCTACCTGTTCCTCGGCCAGATCACGGGCAACCCTGAACTGGCGGCGCTTGCCGACAACTTGCTGATCAACATCGTGACCTGTTGCGTGTTCATTGCCTTGGCCGTATGGATCTGTTGCCGAGGCATGACCACGACCATGACCGTGCAGTACGGTCTGGTGGCGTTGCAACTGCTGGTACTGGTGGGCTTTGCCTTCGCAGCGTTCGGCGAAACAACGGCACCACCGCCTCTGGCGTTCGATTTCGCCTGGTTCAACCCGTTCGGGGTTGAATCCTTCTCGGCGTTCGCCGCCGGCCTATCGTTGTCGATCTTCATTTTCTGGGGCTGGGACGTATGCCTGACCGTCAGTGAAGAGTCGGTAGGCAGCGAAGAGGTTCCGGGCAAGGCAGCCACCTGGACCGTGCTGTTGATTCTGGGCCTGTACCTGCTGACGGCCATTGCCACCTTGCAGTTCGCCGGCATCAGCGAGTCGGGGCTGGGCCTGAATAACCCGCGCATCCAGGAAAACGTGTTCGCTCACCTGGCCGGCCCGGTCATGGGGCCGCTGGCAATCCTGATGTCCATCGCGGTACTGGCCAGCACTGCCGCTTCCTTGCAATCGACCTTCGTCTCGCCTGCGCGCACCCTGCTTGCCATGGGCTACTACGGGGCGGTACCGCAGAAGTTTGCCAAGGTCTGCCCGCGCTCACAGACGCCGCGTTACGCCACGATCTGCGCCGGGGTGGCCGCCGGACTTTTCTACGTCACCATGCGCACGCTCAGCGAGAACGTACTGGCCGACACCATCACCGCCCTGGGCATGATGATCTGCTTCTATTACTCACTCACGGCCTTCGCCTGCGTCTGGTATTTCCGCAGCAGCCTGTTCGGCAGCCTTCGGCATTTACTCATGCGCGGGCTGTGCCCTTTGGTGGGCGGGGTGATTCTGTCAGTGATCTTCGTGCGCACGGCCATAGACAGCGCCTCGCCGGACTTCGGCAGTGGCTCGCACGTGGGCGGGGTCGGGCTGGTGTTCGTGATCGCGGCGATCATCTCTGTCCTGGGGATCGTGTTGATGCTGATGTCCCGGCTGCGAGCCCCGGCCTACTTCCTGGGGGCTACGCTACGTCAGCACGCCACTTTGCCGTTGCAGGACTGA
- a CDS encoding glutamine synthetase family protein → MTSVAPCARSSREMNDFLQAHPDTQYVDLLIADMNGVVRGKRIERASLHKVYGRGINLPASLFALDINGATVESTGLGLDMGDADRICYPIADTLAHEPWQKRPTAQLLMTMHELDGQPFFADPREVLRQVVSRFDALGLSLCVALALEFYLIDQDNLNGRPQPPRSPLSGKRAHSTQAYFIDDLDEYADCLQDILEAAKAQGLPVDAIVKESAPAQFKVNLHHVADPLKACDQAILLKRLIKNVAYDHEMDTTFMAKPYPGQAGSGLHVHLSLVEKHSGRNLFASEDPMRCDALRHAIGGMLQTLPASMAFLCPNINSYRRFGAQFNVPNAPGWGLDNRTVALRVPTENSRSTRLEHRVAGADANPYLMLAVILAGVHHGLTHQIEPQAPIEGNAFEQLEQSLANNLRDALRALEDSDVLRQYISAHYIDVFVACKDSELAEFEASISDLEYNWYLHTV, encoded by the coding sequence ATGACGTCGGTAGCCCCGTGCGCCCGTTCCTCACGCGAGATGAATGACTTCCTGCAGGCACACCCCGACACCCAGTACGTCGACTTGCTGATTGCCGATATGAATGGAGTCGTGCGCGGCAAGCGCATCGAGCGGGCCAGCTTGCACAAGGTGTATGGGCGAGGCATCAACCTGCCGGCATCGCTGTTTGCGCTCGACATCAACGGCGCCACCGTAGAAAGCACCGGGCTGGGCCTGGATATGGGCGATGCCGATCGCATCTGCTACCCCATTGCCGATACGCTTGCGCACGAGCCCTGGCAGAAGCGTCCCACCGCCCAGTTGCTCATGACCATGCACGAACTGGACGGTCAGCCGTTCTTCGCTGATCCGCGCGAGGTCTTGCGTCAGGTCGTGAGCCGGTTCGACGCGCTGGGCCTGTCCCTGTGCGTTGCGTTGGCGCTCGAGTTCTACCTGATCGACCAGGACAACCTCAATGGGCGACCGCAGCCGCCGCGCTCGCCGTTATCCGGCAAGCGTGCCCATTCGACCCAGGCCTACTTCATCGACGACCTGGACGAGTACGCCGACTGTTTGCAGGACATTCTCGAAGCGGCAAAGGCCCAGGGCTTGCCGGTGGATGCCATCGTCAAGGAAAGCGCACCTGCGCAGTTCAAGGTCAATCTGCATCACGTGGCTGACCCTCTGAAAGCTTGTGATCAAGCGATCCTGCTCAAGCGCCTGATCAAGAACGTTGCCTACGACCACGAAATGGACACGACATTCATGGCCAAGCCCTATCCCGGCCAGGCGGGCAGTGGTCTACATGTTCACCTGTCGCTGGTGGAAAAACACAGCGGCAGGAACCTCTTTGCAAGCGAAGACCCAATGAGGTGCGACGCTCTGCGCCATGCTATCGGCGGCATGCTGCAGACGCTCCCTGCGTCCATGGCCTTCCTGTGCCCGAACATCAATTCGTATCGCAGGTTCGGCGCCCAGTTCAATGTGCCAAATGCCCCAGGCTGGGGCTTGGATAACCGTACCGTCGCCCTGCGTGTACCGACAGAAAACAGCCGAAGCACGCGCCTGGAACATCGCGTGGCAGGTGCAGACGCCAATCCCTACCTAATGCTTGCTGTGATTCTTGCTGGCGTTCACCATGGCCTGACCCACCAGATCGAGCCGCAGGCGCCCATTGAAGGCAATGCTTTCGAGCAACTGGAGCAGAGCCTTGCGAACAACCTGCGCGACGCGTTGCGTGCGCTGGAAGACAGTGACGTACTCAGGCAATACATCAGTGCGCACTACATCGATGTCTTCGTGGCCTGCAAGGACAGCGAGCTGGCCGAATTCGAGGCGTCGATTTCCGACCTCGAATACAACTGGTACCTGCACACGGTGTAG
- a CDS encoding LysR family transcriptional regulator: protein MQYQITHADLSLVLALERGRSLAKAAELLKVDVSTVFRSIRRLESALGTALFVKSRKGYLPTDTAQALAEQAERAEQALEAARIAMTSGEQVVSGTVRLTCTEAVMHSLLLPALADFMQNYPALSLEMGTSNVFANLSRRDADIALRLTNTPPEHLVGRNLGSTSYVICGQPQWRDRLGESASAVPWIAPDDAMQDHPTVVWRNQQHPGLSPRYQCSSMSTIAQLVTAGLGVAALPDYMVHSLPGVDALSGPLPGCDTQLWLLTRPDCRALRSVQTLFEELTPRLRDAML, encoded by the coding sequence ATGCAATATCAAATTACCCATGCCGATCTTTCCCTGGTTCTGGCGTTGGAACGCGGGCGCTCTCTGGCCAAGGCGGCCGAGTTGCTCAAAGTGGACGTATCGACCGTTTTCCGGTCGATACGCCGCCTGGAGTCGGCGCTGGGCACGGCTCTGTTCGTCAAGAGCCGCAAAGGCTACTTGCCTACCGATACTGCACAGGCCCTCGCCGAGCAGGCCGAGCGCGCCGAGCAAGCACTCGAGGCGGCGCGCATTGCCATGACCAGCGGTGAACAGGTCGTCAGCGGCACCGTGCGCCTGACCTGCACTGAGGCCGTCATGCACAGCCTGCTGCTGCCTGCACTGGCCGACTTCATGCAGAATTACCCCGCGCTGTCGCTGGAGATGGGCACCTCAAACGTGTTCGCCAACCTCAGCCGGCGAGATGCAGACATCGCCCTGCGTTTGACCAACACGCCTCCCGAACACCTGGTGGGGCGCAACCTGGGGTCAACGTCCTACGTGATATGTGGCCAACCTCAGTGGCGCGACCGCCTCGGTGAAAGCGCCAGCGCGGTGCCATGGATCGCGCCGGATGACGCCATGCAGGACCATCCGACGGTGGTCTGGCGCAACCAGCAACACCCTGGCCTAAGCCCGCGCTACCAGTGCAGCAGCATGTCCACCATTGCCCAACTGGTCACCGCTGGCCTGGGCGTGGCAGCGCTGCCGGACTACATGGTGCATAGCCTGCCAGGGGTCGATGCACTCAGCGGGCCGCTGCCAGGTTGCGACACCCAGTTGTGGCTCTTGACCCGACCGGACTGCCGCGCGCTGCGCTCGGTCCAAACCCTTTTCGAGGAGCTCACCCCGCGGTTGCGCGACGCAATGCTCTGA
- the rpoZ gene encoding DNA-directed RNA polymerase subunit omega: MARVTVEDCLEHVDNRFELVMLSTKRARQLATGGKEPRVAWENDKPTVVALREIAEGIVTNEFIAAEEIVTEDPVFAAFEDESNEAV, encoded by the coding sequence ATGGCCCGCGTAACTGTTGAAGACTGCCTGGAACACGTGGATAACCGTTTTGAGCTGGTCATGCTCTCGACCAAGCGCGCTCGCCAGCTGGCGACCGGCGGTAAAGAGCCACGCGTTGCGTGGGAAAACGACAAGCCCACCGTCGTTGCCCTGCGCGAAATCGCCGAAGGCATCGTGACCAACGAATTCATCGCCGCTGAAGAAATTGTCACCGAGGATCCGGTCTTTGCCGCGTTCGAGGACGAGTCGAACGAGGCTGTCTGA